The DNA segment GCAGGACTCAGGACTCACTGTGTTACTGACTGTGAGTGCGGCTGAGCACCTGCCCGCAGGACTCAGGACTCACTGCGTGACTGACTGTGAGAGTGCAGCTGAGCACCTGCCCGCAGGACTCACTGCGTGACTGGCTGTGAGTGCAGCTGAGCACCTGCCCGCAGGACTCAGGACTCAGGACTCACTGCGTGACTGACTGTGAGAGTGCAGCTGAGCACCTGCCCGCAGGACTCACTGCGTGACTGGCTGTGAGTGCAGCTGAGCACCTGCCCGCAGGACTCAGGACTCACTGCGTTACTGACTGTGAGAGTGCAGCTGAGCACCTGCCCAGAGGATTCACTCCATGACTGGCTGAGCTACAGGGAGGCTGCAGGGCAAAGTCAAGTCAGGCAGACAGACGCTGTGACCAAAACCTCAGTTACCAGAGCACCCGAATCTTTACTCACTGTGACCTGAGGGAAGCAAGAGATTTCCTGAAAGTCGCCTGAATGTCTAGCTGCAGCAGCTTTGGGATGTCCGGGTACCCTCCCAGCTGAGCCCACAGCGCACTCATTGGCGTCTTCTCCGTTATTGGGTAGCTTGAGGTGGACAGCTCAGCGTTCCAGACGGCCTCTGTCTGACCCTGTCTGCAGAGCCAGAACATGAAGCAAAGCGTGAGCGCCCTGAGCGCCACACCAGCCAGGACACCCAAGTCCCCACCCTGCTCTGTACTGTCCAGGGAGCCTTAGCTGTGGCCACCTGAGTAGAGAGATACGGGGAAAGCAGGATTTGCTGACATTGTTACGAAAACGCCCCTCAGACTCAGTCATCCTTCCTCACTCATACTTTCCTTAGCCCCATGAAGGGCACAGACCTGTACTCTGTGAGGTGCAGgtcagccagggcgacacagtgagaccctggctcaaaacagaCAGGCCCAAGATAAAACAGCTTGCTGAATTCACTAAAGAAGCAGACACATTTATGCTCTTGTGCCAATCCCAACTGTGGGGAAAGAACTGAaatgtcttttaattaaaaaaaaataataataataataataataataaggcatTGGGTACACACTTACCACCAAAAGTTTAATATTATTCTACAACGTACCCGAATGTTTTGAACACGCTGGGCTTTTGGTCCTCTTCAACTAATAACTTCAAGCCTGGCCGTTGAAATTTGGTAATATCACGCGTCTGCTTAAAGCCGGAGACCATGGGCGTGGGCTGGCTGAGATTTAGTTTAAACGCCTTCTCAAGCTAAAAGCAAAGCCAACAACAGCCAAAACAAGTTAATAGAtatgggggggagggtgggggggcagagggaagCACTGTGtcatttctgagacagagtgAAGTGTAGAAAGGCaaaccaggaagagaagaggcagaCATATTAGGAAGTTCTGCCTTGGATCCAGACAGTGGTGGAGTAGCAAGCTACggctcccccacttccccccGGCCCCCCATTATTCCTTGAGGAGGACGGGGGCTCTGAGGCAGGGTGGCCTGAAGGGATGTCAGCCTTGAGCTTGCTGCTGTGTCTTCCATCCCTCACAGGAGTCTTCTCCCTTCCTGGTCCCCTTCTTCACGCCTGGACACTTTACCACTCTCGTTC comes from the Acomys russatus unplaced genomic scaffold, mAcoRus1.1, whole genome shotgun sequence genome and includes:
- the LOC127186228 gene encoding protein FAM186A-like, giving the protein LEKAFKLNLSQPTPMVSGFKQTRDITKFQRPGLKLLVEEDQKPSVFKTFGQGQTEAVWNAELSTSSYPITEKTPMSALWAQLGGYPDIPKLLQLDIQATFRKSLASLRSQ